From one Paenibacillus sp. FSL K6-1330 genomic stretch:
- a CDS encoding F0F1 ATP synthase subunit epsilon, whose translation MSTILLEIVTPDRLVYSEQVNSVTVRGVEGELGILPGHISFVTPLQIAPVYVKIGNQRTPFAVQGGFVEVRKDKIVILAESAEKAEEIDLERAEAAKERAETRLHAKGRQDEVDHRRAEMALQRAMNRIKVTRN comes from the coding sequence GTGAGCACCATTTTGTTGGAAATCGTAACGCCGGACCGCCTGGTCTACTCTGAGCAGGTGAACAGTGTTACGGTACGTGGGGTCGAGGGAGAGCTGGGCATTTTGCCAGGTCATATTTCCTTCGTTACGCCGCTTCAGATAGCGCCAGTTTATGTGAAGATTGGCAACCAGAGAACCCCGTTTGCGGTACAAGGCGGTTTCGTCGAAGTCCGTAAAGATAAGATTGTCATCCTGGCGGAAAGCGCAGAGAAAGCGGAAGAAATCGATCTGGAGCGTGCGGAAGCCGCGAAGGAAAGAGCTGAGACCCGTCTGCATGCGAAGGGAAGACAAGATGAAGTTGACCATCGTCGCGCGGAAATGGCTCTGCAAAGAGCGATGAACCGGATTAAAGTGACGCGGAACTAA